From Mycobacterium cookii:
TTGTTTTCGAATCTCACGCTCTGGGCTCCCTCTAGTTGACCGCTGTCGCAATGGTTTTGGTTTCCAGGTACTCCTCGAAACCGGCCAGACCCATCTCGCGGCCGTTGCCGGACTGCTTGTAGCCGCCGAACGGCGCATCGGCCGAATACCAGACACCGCCGTTGACGTTGATCGTGCCCGCCCGGATCCGTGCGGCAATTTGTGCAGCCCTGTCCGGGTCGGCGCCGAAAACGGTGCCGGACAAGCCGTATGGCGAGTCGTTGGCAATCCGCACGGCGTCGTCGTCGCCGTCGTAGGGAATCATCGTCAGGACCGGGCCGAAGATCTCCTCGCGGGCGCAGCGGGCGTCGTTACCCAACCCCGCGATCACAGTCGGCTCGATGAAGTAGCCGACGTGACGGTCGGCCGGCCTGCCGCCGCCGCATGCGAACGTCCCGCCCTCAGCGATCGCCGAGTCGAGGTAGCCCTGGATCCGGTCCCTCTGACGCGCCGAAATCACTGGCCCGCAGATGGTTCCGGGATCAGTGGGATCCCCGGCCTTGATTCCGCCCACCGTTGCGGCCGCGGTGGCGACGGCTTCGTCGTATTTCGCACGGGGCACCAACAGCCGCGTCGTGATCGCGCAGCCCTGCCCGGCGTGCATGCAAACCGAGAAGCCCGCCATACCCACCGCGCCGGCCAGGTCGGCGTCGTCGAGCACGATGAATGCCGACTTGCCGCCCAATTCGAGGAACACCCTTTTGATCGTCGCGGCCCCGTCGGCCATCACGCTGCGACCGGTTGCCGTCGACCCGGTGAACGAAACCATATCCACCCGAGGGTCTTTGGCCAACAACGCGCCGACGCCGTGGTCGCTCGAGGTGACGATGTTGACCACGCCGGGCGGGAAGTCGGTGTGCTCGGTGATGAGCTCGCCGAGTACGGCCGCGCACCAGGGTGTGTCCGGTGCAGGTTTGAGGACCACGGTGTTCCCCGCGGCCAGGGCGGGTCCGATCTTGGCGAGGTTGATCTGGTGCGGAAAGTTCCATGGGGTGATCGCGCCGACGACGCCGACAGCCTCGCTGGCGATCGTGCGCCGGGTAGGGATACCCATAGGCGACGCCAGGCCGAGATCCTGGCTGTACTCATACGATTCGGCG
This genomic window contains:
- a CDS encoding aldehyde dehydrogenase, giving the protein MALLADGVSSLLIDGKLTSGSQGTFTTVNPATEEVLGVAADAGADDMGQAIEAARRAFDDTDWSRDTALRVRCVRQLRDAMQQHLEELRDLTIAEVGAPRMLTAIAQLEVPVNDLAFAADTAESYEYSQDLGLASPMGIPTRRTIASEAVGVVGAITPWNFPHQINLAKIGPALAAGNTVVLKPAPDTPWCAAVLGELITEHTDFPPGVVNIVTSSDHGVGALLAKDPRVDMVSFTGSTATGRSVMADGAATIKRVFLELGGKSAFIVLDDADLAGAVGMAGFSVCMHAGQGCAITTRLLVPRAKYDEAVATAAATVGGIKAGDPTDPGTICGPVISARQRDRIQGYLDSAIAEGGTFACGGGRPADRHVGYFIEPTVIAGLGNDARCAREEIFGPVLTMIPYDGDDDAVRIANDSPYGLSGTVFGADPDRAAQIAARIRAGTINVNGGVWYSADAPFGGYKQSGNGREMGLAGFEEYLETKTIATAVN